A segment of the Deltaproteobacteria bacterium genome:
CCCACCTCGACGCTGTGCTGGAGCAGGTTCTGCGCGTACGAGGAGCGGAACTTCAGCTGTCCGAGGAGCAGGACCAGCTCCGGGTGCACTCGGGAGAGCCCGAGGTCGAAGACCGCCTGCTCTCCGGCCTCCTTGCACCCCGCGTTCACCTCGTCGGTCGCGCGCCGGACGACCTCCTCGATCCGCGAGGGGTGGATGCGCCCGTCCGATATGAGCTTGCTGAGGACGATCCGCGCCACCTCGCGCCGCACCGGGTCGAAGCAGGAGAGGATCACCGCCTCGGGGGTGTCGTCGATGATCAGGTCCACGCCCGTGGCCGCCTCGAGCGCGCGAATGTTTCGCCCCTCGCGCCCGATGATGCGGCCCTTCATCTCGTCGTTCGGCAGCTGCACGACCGAGACGGTGCGCTCGCTCACGTAGTCGCTCGCGTAGCGCTGGATGGCGGTAGCGATGACCGTCGTGGCGCGCTCCTGCGCCTCCCTCGCGGTCTCCTCCTCGATGCGCTTGATCTCCGCCGCGGCCACCACCTTGGCCTGGTCGGTCATCTGCTGGACGAGGAGGTCGCGAGCCTGCTCGGGCGTCAGCTTGGCCAGCTCCTCCAGGCGCCGGCTGGCCTTGGCCACGAGCTCAGCCGAGCTGCGGGCGCTGGCCTCCGCGGCCTGCTCCCGCCGTCCGAGGTCCCCCTCCTTGCGGGAGAGCTCGGCCTCCTTGGTGCGGAGCTGGTCCTCCTTTTTCTCGAGGCTCTCCTCGCGCTTCACGAGGCGCTCGTGCTGGGACGACAGCTCCGCGAGCTGCCGCTTGGATTCCTGCTCGGCCTGGCTCTTGGCGGCGAAGATGAGCTCCTTGGCCTCGAGCTCCGCCTTGCGATGCAGCGCCTCGGCTTCCTGGCGCGCCGCTTCCACGCGCTGGTTGCCCTGGGTCTCGGCCGACCCGCCGCCCGCTGCCGTGCGTTTGCGCTGGAGGAGCAGGCCGATGAGAAGCCCGACGCCGAGGGCCCCCAGCGCGAGGATCACCACGATGGTCGTGGACAAGGGAGTACCTCCCTGTCATGCACCCTGGTGGACTCAGGCGACGCGTTGGCGTGAGCCACGCGCTGCCGCGAGCTTCCTGCGGACGGGGGCGTGCCGTCCGCAGGGACCGCTCAAAGGCCACCACTTGCGTGGCAGAGAGAAGTGCGAGGAGCTCCGCTGCCCCTTGCGGGGCGTTGGGCGGGCAGCAGCGTGGACCTTGCCCATCGGGCGCGTAAACGTCAGCCCTTCGTCGAGAACCTCATCTCCACACCGCGTTGGCGCTCACGCGCACCGCGCGGCGCGGATCCCGCCGCCATCCCGTCGTGTATCTCGAACCGGAGGCACGTCCGGACCATCGCCTTGAAACCCTCGCAATCCAACCTCGCGAGCGCACTCGCGAGCCTCTATATGAACACCTGCCCACGGGGTCAGGTGGTGGCGC
Coding sequences within it:
- the rny gene encoding ribonuclease Y — protein: MSTTIVVILALGALGVGLLIGLLLQRKRTAAGGGSAETQGNQRVEAARQEAEALHRKAELEAKELIFAAKSQAEQESKRQLAELSSQHERLVKREESLEKKEDQLRTKEAELSRKEGDLGRREQAAEASARSSAELVAKASRRLEELAKLTPEQARDLLVQQMTDQAKVVAAAEIKRIEEETAREAQERATTVIATAIQRYASDYVSERTVSVVQLPNDEMKGRIIGREGRNIRALEAATGVDLIIDDTPEAVILSCFDPVRREVARIVLSKLISDGRIHPSRIEEVVRRATDEVNAGCKEAGEQAVFDLGLSRVHPELVLLLGQLKFRSSYAQNLLQHSVEVGYIAGVMAAELGVSVKHARRAGLLHDVGKAIDHEMEGSHAAVGAQLAKKYGESPKIAQAIAAHHGEVAPASVLDHLVDAANQLSAQRPGARRQRLQTYVQRLHDLEKLCKSYAGVEKAYAIQAGREVRVLVDPTQVSDEMAVLLSKDIARQVETEMTYPGQVRVFVLRETRATDTAR